One genomic segment of Centropristis striata isolate RG_2023a ecotype Rhode Island chromosome 11, C.striata_1.0, whole genome shotgun sequence includes these proteins:
- the thpo gene encoding thrombopoietin, with the protein MALSRLLLLCMVASEVWDAETRPIEFVCNKGARRAMNIVAEMERALVECFGLTTLSTPVQLPCTELHVASWENKSHQEKRGEIVASLRLLIEGVKAVKAPGQPGCATSLLQRLENNINNYLLILTNLQLSGPVVSPALSCVPRSTQSLSTVLLNYNQLISGKLERFMVHMEDRCTSQ; encoded by the exons ATGGCTTTAAGCA GACTCCTGCTGCTCTGTATGGTAGCCTCTGAAGTGTGGGATGCTGAGACCAGACCCATAGAATTTGTGTGTAATAAAGGCGCCAGGAGGGCTATGAACATTGTGGCAGAGATGGAGAGGGCTTTG GTTGAATGTTTTGGCTTGACGACTCTCTCCACACCAGTTCAGCTACCCTGTACCGAGCTTCATGTAGCATCTTGGGAAAACAAATCA CAccaggagaagagaggagaaataGTTGCATCCTTGAGGCTTCTTATTGAAGGTGTGAAGGCCGTGAAGGCCCCAGGCCAACCAGGATGTGCCACTTCGCTACTGCAGAGACTGGAGAACAACATTAACAACTACCTGCTCATTCTAACAAACCTTCAGCTGAGT GGGCCAGTGGTGAGTCCAGCACTGTCATGTGTTCCTCGAAGCACTCAGAGTCTGAGCACAGTCCTGTTGAACTACAACCAATTGATTTCAGGCAAACTGGAGAGGTTCATGGTTCACATGGAAGACAGATGCACTTCCCAGTGA